In Myotis daubentonii chromosome 6, mMyoDau2.1, whole genome shotgun sequence, a genomic segment contains:
- the MAS1 gene encoding proto-oncogene Mas, translating into MGESNVTSFAVESPTNASTGRNASARDVREELPAVLWVIMSISPLGFVENGVLLWFLCFRMRRNPFTVYITHLSIADISLLFCIFILTVDYALGYELLSGYYYTIVTLSVTFLFGYNTGLYLLTAISVERCLSVLYPIWYRCHRPKHQSALVCALLWALSCLVTAMEYALCIDSERQSYSQRHCRAVIIFIAILSFLVFTPLMVLSSAVLVVKIRRNTWASHSSKLYLVIAVTIAIFLTFAVPMRVLYLLFYEYWSTFGSLHDVSVLFSTINSSANPFIYFLVGSSRKKRFKESLKVVLTRAFKDETQARRQEDSSNLNTTETVV; encoded by the coding sequence ATGGGTGAGTCCAACGTGACCTCATTTGCGGTCGAGAGCCCCACGAATGCCTCGACGGGCAGGAACGCCTCCGCCAGGGACGTGCGGGAGGAACTGCCCGCCGTGCTCTGGGTCATTATGAGCATCTCCCCGCTGGGCTTCGTGGAAAACGGGGTTCTCCTCTGGTTCCTCTGCTTCCGGATGCGAAGGAACCCCTTCACAGTCTACATCACCCACCTGTCCATCGCGGACATCTCCCTGCTGTTCTGCATCTTCATCCTGACCGTCGACTACGCCTTAGGTTACGAGCTCCTATCGGGCTACTACTACACCATCGTCACCTTGTCCGTGACGTTCCTGTTTGGCTACAACACGGGCCTCTATCTGCTGACGGCCATCAGCGTGGAGCGGTGCCTGTCCGTCCTGTACCCCATCTGGTACCGATGCCATCGCCCCAAGCACCAGTCGGCGCTCGTCTGCGCCCTCCTGTGGGCGCTGTCCTGCCTGGTGACCGCCATGGAATACGCCCTGTGCATCGACAGCGAGAGGCAGAGCTACTCCCAACGCCACTGCAGGGCGGTCATCATCTTCATCGCCATCCTGAGCTTCCTGGTCTTCACGCCCCTCATGGTGCTGTCCAGCGCCGTCCTGGTGGTGAAGATCCGCAGGAACACCTGGGCGTCCCACTCCTCCAAGCTGTACCTGGTCATCGCGGTCACCATCGCCATCTTCCTCACCTTCGCCGTGCCCATGCGAGTCCTCTACCTGCTGTTCTACGAGTACTGGTCCACCTTTGGGAGCCTCCACGACGTCTCCGTCCTCTTCTCCACCATCAACAGCAGCGCCAACCCTTTCATTTACTTCTTGGTGGGCAGCAGCCGGAAGAAGCGGTTCAAGGAGTCCTTGAAGGTGGTCCTGACCAGGGCTTTCAAGGACGAAACGCAGGCCAGGCGCCAGGAAGACAGCAGCAACCTCAACACCACCGAGACAGTCGTCTGA